The following coding sequences lie in one Metopolophium dirhodum isolate CAU chromosome 5, ASM1992520v1, whole genome shotgun sequence genomic window:
- the LOC132944191 gene encoding LOW QUALITY PROTEIN: gamma-glutamyl hydrolase A-like (The sequence of the model RefSeq protein was modified relative to this genomic sequence to represent the inferred CDS: deleted 1 base in 1 codon), translated as MYLPVILTLILSFVTKLTICNESPVIGILTQEVYWSYLNHLKPYNNSYIAASYVKAIEASGGRVVPVFTNRTTEYYTDVVNKVNGILVPGGGCAFNISFGISQSTNEVFNIAKRINDGGDHFPILGICLGFELLLISSIGGKNPLIRCNSNNVNLPLNLIPTMEDKSVLFKTMPKDIRNILLTEPVTANHHTHCITKKNFTSMELDNFWNSITVNKDENNLTFISTAEAKNYPFVGLQFHPEKNAYEWVKNDPHSWSAIYSARYFYDWFVNECRKNNHRYINESMLENELIYNYPTTYVAKLNSTFEQVYFFNE; from the exons atgtATTTACCAGTTAttctaactttaattttgagtTTTGTAACAAAACTAACAATTTGTAATGAAAGTCCAGTAATTGGAATACTAACACAAGAAGTTTATTGGTCTTATCTAAACCatttaaaaccatataataaCTCGTATATAGCTGCATCTTATGTTAAGGCAATTGAAGCTTCTGGAGGGCGAGTTGTACCAGTTTTCACAAACAGGACTACtgaatattatac GGATGTAGTGAACAAAGTAAATGGAATTTTGGTCCCTGGAGGAGGATGTGCGTTTAATATTAGTTTCGGAATCAGTCAATCTACGAATGAAGTTTTTAACATTGCCAAacgt aTTAATGATGGTGGAGATCATTTTCCAATACTTGGAATTTGTCTAGGATTTGAACTTCTTTTAATCTCATCCATTGGTGGAAAAAATCCTCTGATACGTTGTAATTCGAACAACGTGAATTTACCACTAAATTTAATACCAACAATGGAAGATAAAAGTGTGTTATTCAAAACAATGCCAAAGGATATTCGAAACATATTACTTACAGAACCAGTCACAGCAAATCATCATAC acattgtataaca aaaaaaaactttacgtCAATGGAGTTAGATAACTTTTGGAATTCTATAACAGTAAataaagatgaaaataatttgacattcatATCTACAGCTGAAGCTAAAAATTACCCATTTGTGGGTTTACAATTCCATCCGGAAAAAAATGCTTATGAATGGGTAAAAAATGACCCTCATAGTTGGTCAGCAATTTATTCAGCACGCTATTTTTATGATTGGTTTGTAAATGAATGTCGTAAAAATAACCACAGATATATCAATGAAAGTATGCTggaaaatgaattaatttataattaccctACCACATACGTGGCAAAATTGAATTCTACTTTCGAGCAAGTTTACTTTTTTAACGAATAA